The Methylomonas montana genome has a window encoding:
- a CDS encoding dicarboxylate/amino acid:cation symporter: MKNHHLLLLSLVLGAVAGLICHGFADSEALQLFNLYLMGPIGQIFLRLIFMIVVPMVMSGLILGVYQLSNHHGLARVAKRTLLFTVLASSASVVIGISLVNIAQPGNGLDISQMLGDSSGVHKIQQNVAQAKPVVQSLLEIIPKNPFASATQALEGEMLSLMFFSLAFGAALAVTTGGKPSRWVELLEETYAACLLVVDTAMKFAPAAVFALVFQSTFKFGHHILFSLGFYVLIVVTGLLIQQGVVYTLLLRLFTRIAPWAFFRQCREVYLYAFATASSNATLPRSLELAEQELNLRPEVARFVLTIGSTANQNGTALFEGITVLFLAQVYGIDLTLAQQVQVVLMSILAGIGTAGVPGGSLPLIMILTQQVGIPAEGMGLILGVDRFLDMCRTTLNVSGDLVIAALVDQPERDQTGRQ, translated from the coding sequence ATGAAAAACCATCATCTATTACTGCTGAGTCTAGTGCTTGGCGCCGTAGCCGGGCTAATTTGTCATGGCTTCGCCGACTCGGAAGCATTGCAACTATTTAACCTTTATTTGATGGGGCCCATCGGCCAAATCTTCTTGCGGCTGATTTTCATGATCGTGGTGCCGATGGTGATGAGCGGCCTGATACTGGGGGTTTATCAGCTCAGCAATCATCACGGCTTGGCACGGGTTGCAAAGCGCACCTTGCTTTTTACCGTGCTGGCCAGTTCGGCGTCGGTGGTGATCGGCATCTCGCTGGTCAATATTGCTCAGCCGGGGAATGGTCTGGATATTTCGCAGATGCTGGGCGACAGCTCAGGCGTGCATAAAATCCAGCAAAACGTCGCTCAGGCCAAACCGGTGGTGCAATCCTTGCTGGAGATTATTCCCAAGAATCCGTTTGCCAGCGCGACTCAGGCGCTGGAAGGCGAGATGCTGTCCTTGATGTTTTTCTCCTTGGCTTTCGGCGCGGCGCTGGCCGTCACCACGGGAGGCAAACCGTCGCGTTGGGTAGAGTTATTGGAAGAAACCTATGCCGCCTGCCTGCTGGTGGTCGATACTGCGATGAAGTTCGCGCCGGCGGCGGTGTTTGCGCTGGTGTTTCAATCGACCTTCAAATTTGGTCATCACATATTATTTTCCTTGGGTTTTTATGTGCTGATCGTGGTCACCGGCCTGCTGATACAGCAGGGCGTGGTTTACACCCTGCTGTTACGACTGTTCACTCGCATCGCGCCTTGGGCTTTTTTTCGGCAATGCCGCGAGGTTTATCTGTACGCTTTCGCCACCGCCTCGTCCAATGCCACTTTGCCACGCTCGCTGGAACTGGCCGAACAGGAATTAAATCTTAGGCCGGAAGTCGCGCGCTTCGTGCTGACGATAGGCTCCACCGCCAATCAAAACGGCACCGCGCTGTTCGAAGGCATCACCGTGTTGTTCTTGGCGCAGGTGTACGGCATCGATTTGACGTTGGCGCAGCAGGTACAGGTGGTGTTGATGTCGATACTGGCCGGGATCGGCACGGCCGGCGTGCCAGGCGGTTCGCTGCCGTTGATTATGATCCTGACTCAGCAGGTCGGCATCCCGGCCGAAGGCATGGGTTTAATTTTGGGCGTGGATCGCTTTCTGGACATGTGCCGCACCACATTGAATGTCAGCGGCGACTTGGTGATCGCGGCTTTGGTCGATCAGCCCGAACGGGACCAGACTGGCAGGCAGTAG
- the polA gene encoding DNA polymerase I has protein sequence MSDSAPNKLILVDGSSFLFRAFHAVPPLTNAQGEPTNAVYGVSNMLRKLINDYGTPYFAVVFDAPGKTFRHDLYDQYKAHRPPMPDDLRVQIAPLHDLIRSLGLPLIIEHGVEADDVLGSLAQNAARQGFEVIISTGDKDMAQLVNEQITLENTMTNTRMDIQGVQDKFGVKPEQIIDYLALMGDAVDNIPGVPKVGPKTAAKWLQEYGTLDNLIARADEIKGKIGDNLREALGQLPLSRELTTIKCDVALHYSLDELKRKAPDIASLKDQLGHLGFSSWLKTLNGDGSTPSPEGEGGVRGNAKNDSSESSIQPSPVGEKEPKAALARDYQTILSQADFDAWLDKLKQAELFAFDTETTSLNYSDAQIVGVSFAVEAGQAAYLPVAHDYPGAPAQLDRQTVLDALKPLLEDPNKAKLGQNLKYDSHVLVNHGIALRGIQHDTMLESYVLNSTATKHNMDDLAKRYLGVETIHFEDVAGKGAKQIGFAEVAIEQASEYAAEDADITLRLHQTLSEQLQQHPRLWALYNEIEVPLISVLARIEENGVLIDSAMLAQQSLELANRMIGIEQQAHDLAGSAFNLGSPKQIQEILYDRLNLPVLKKTPKGQPSTDESVLQELAVDYALPKLILDFRGMSKLKSTYTDKLPQQVNDRTGRVHTSYHQAVAATGRLSSSDPNLQNIPIRSEEGRKIRQAFIAPPGYKIVAADYSQIELRIMAHLSGDAGLLAAFSQGVDVHSATAAEVFEVELEQVTHDLRRSAKAINFGLIYGMSAFGLAQQLGLPRNQAQAYIDLYFSRYPGVKQYMDTTRELAKQQGYVETIFGRRLYLPEINSRNAAMRQYAERTAINAPMQGTAADIIKRAMLACDTWITADSPDVKMIMQVHDELVFEVAEAQLTDHVETIRGIMSGAAELHVPLLVEVGSGENWDEAH, from the coding sequence ATGTCCGATTCCGCTCCTAACAAACTGATCCTGGTCGACGGCTCGTCGTTTCTATTTCGCGCCTTTCACGCGGTGCCACCGCTGACCAATGCGCAGGGCGAGCCGACCAACGCTGTTTACGGCGTCTCCAACATGCTGCGCAAGCTGATCAACGATTACGGCACGCCCTATTTTGCCGTGGTGTTCGATGCGCCGGGCAAGACTTTTCGCCACGATTTGTACGATCAATACAAAGCCCATCGACCACCGATGCCGGACGATCTGCGGGTGCAAATTGCGCCCTTGCACGACTTGATTCGCTCGCTGGGTTTGCCGTTGATTATCGAACACGGCGTGGAAGCGGACGACGTGCTGGGCAGCCTGGCGCAGAACGCCGCTCGACAAGGCTTTGAGGTGATAATTTCCACCGGCGACAAGGACATGGCGCAGTTGGTGAACGAGCAAATCACCCTGGAAAACACCATGACCAACACCCGCATGGATATTCAGGGTGTGCAGGACAAATTCGGCGTAAAGCCGGAGCAGATCATCGATTATCTGGCGCTGATGGGCGATGCGGTGGACAACATTCCCGGCGTACCGAAAGTCGGGCCGAAAACCGCCGCCAAGTGGTTGCAGGAATACGGCACGCTGGACAATTTGATCGCCCGCGCCGACGAGATCAAGGGCAAGATCGGCGACAATTTGCGCGAAGCCTTGGGCCAGTTGCCGCTGTCTCGCGAGCTGACCACCATCAAATGCGACGTGGCCTTGCATTACAGTCTGGACGAATTAAAGCGCAAGGCACCGGACATTGCCTCCCTTAAAGACCAACTGGGCCATTTGGGCTTTAGCAGTTGGCTGAAAACCTTGAACGGCGATGGCTCAACTCCCTCTCCAGAGGGAGAGGGTGGGGTGAGGGGAAATGCAAAAAACGATTCTTCGGAATCCTCAATCCAGCCTTCTCCCGTTGGAGAGAAGGAGCCGAAAGCTGCGCTAGCGAGGGATTACCAAACCATCCTCAGCCAAGCCGATTTCGATGCCTGGCTGGATAAGCTCAAACAAGCCGAGTTGTTCGCATTCGACACCGAAACCACCAGTCTGAATTACAGCGATGCGCAAATCGTCGGCGTGTCGTTTGCAGTCGAAGCCGGCCAGGCCGCTTATTTGCCTGTGGCGCACGATTATCCCGGCGCACCGGCCCAACTTGACCGGCAAACCGTATTGGACGCTTTAAAGCCATTGCTGGAAGACCCAAACAAAGCCAAGCTGGGCCAAAACCTGAAATACGATAGCCATGTGTTGGTCAATCACGGCATCGCGCTGCGCGGCATCCAACACGACACGATGCTGGAGTCTTACGTGTTGAACAGTACCGCGACCAAACACAATATGGACGATCTGGCCAAGCGTTATCTGGGCGTAGAGACCATTCATTTCGAAGACGTAGCCGGCAAGGGCGCCAAGCAGATCGGCTTCGCCGAAGTAGCCATCGAACAAGCCAGCGAATACGCCGCCGAGGACGCCGACATCACCCTGCGCCTGCATCAAACCTTGTCCGAGCAATTGCAACAACATCCTCGCTTGTGGGCTTTGTACAACGAGATCGAAGTGCCACTGATCAGCGTGTTGGCGCGGATCGAGGAAAACGGCGTGCTGATCGACAGCGCGATGCTGGCCCAGCAGAGCCTGGAATTGGCGAACCGGATGATAGGCATCGAACAGCAGGCCCACGATCTGGCAGGTTCCGCGTTCAACCTCGGTTCACCCAAGCAGATTCAGGAAATCTTGTACGACCGTTTGAATCTGCCGGTATTGAAGAAAACCCCGAAAGGTCAGCCCTCCACCGACGAATCGGTGTTACAAGAACTGGCGGTGGATTACGCCTTGCCTAAGCTGATTCTGGATTTTCGCGGCATGAGCAAACTCAAATCCACCTACACCGACAAACTGCCGCAGCAGGTCAACGACCGCACCGGCCGGGTGCATACCTCCTATCATCAGGCCGTAGCCGCCACCGGGCGCTTGTCGTCGTCCGATCCTAATCTGCAAAACATTCCGATTCGTAGCGAAGAAGGCCGCAAGATTCGTCAGGCCTTCATCGCCCCGCCCGGCTATAAAATCGTCGCCGCCGACTATTCGCAGATCGAACTGCGCATCATGGCCCACCTATCCGGCGATGCCGGCCTGCTGGCAGCGTTTTCGCAAGGCGTGGATGTGCATAGCGCCACCGCGGCGGAAGTGTTTGAAGTGGAACTGGAGCAAGTCACTCACGATTTGCGCCGCTCTGCAAAGGCCATCAATTTCGGTTTGATTTACGGCATGTCGGCGTTCGGTCTGGCGCAGCAATTGGGCTTGCCGCGCAATCAAGCCCAGGCGTATATCGATCTATACTTCAGCCGTTACCCCGGCGTGAAACAGTATATGGACACCACGCGTGAACTGGCGAAACAGCAAGGCTATGTCGAAACCATTTTCGGCCGCCGCCTGTATTTGCCGGAGATCAACTCCCGTAATGCCGCGATGCGCCAATACGCCGAACGCACTGCTATCAACGCGCCGATGCAGGGCACCGCCGCCGACATCATCAAGCGGGCGATGCTGGCTTGCGATACCTGGATCACTGCCGATAGCCCGGATGTGAAGATGATTATGCAAGTACACGACGAACTGGTGTTCGAAGTGGCAGAAGCGCAGCTGACGGATCACGTCGAAACCATCCGCGGCATCATGTCCGGCGCCGCTGAACTGCATGTGCCATTGCTGGTGGAAGTGGGTAGCGGCGAGAATTGGGACGAAGCGCACTAA
- a CDS encoding MBL fold metallo-hydrolase, which yields MKFKFWGVRGSIATPGPSTVKYGGNTTCIEITSSAGDLIILDAGTGIHALAQSLPKQALTAHILITHTHWDHIQGLPFFLPMFKAGNCINIYGGLEPLTHQGIERAMHVQLQHSYFPISEAQLQAEVRYFTLKAGQTVSVGSVRVTPTVLNHPVYNFGYRIDDSDGSSLFFTGDYEPPLNPYQANHPGYPAMQELIEQKREEVIAAMAGVDALIMDSSYTDAEYAGKHGWGHGTYHSAMNFAAQAGVKQLFLTHHEPTRSDDELEAIFLDICSHASPLSFEMLLAREGMIFSLC from the coding sequence ATGAAATTCAAATTTTGGGGAGTGCGGGGCTCGATCGCCACGCCGGGGCCGAGTACCGTCAAATACGGCGGCAACACGACCTGTATCGAAATCACCAGCAGTGCCGGCGATTTGATCATTCTCGATGCCGGCACCGGCATTCACGCACTCGCGCAAAGTTTGCCGAAACAAGCGCTGACGGCGCATATCCTAATCACCCATACCCATTGGGACCATATCCAGGGCTTGCCGTTTTTTCTGCCCATGTTCAAGGCCGGCAATTGCATCAATATCTACGGAGGCCTGGAACCCCTGACCCATCAAGGCATAGAGCGGGCCATGCATGTGCAATTGCAGCATAGCTATTTTCCGATCAGTGAAGCGCAATTGCAGGCCGAGGTGCGTTATTTCACGCTAAAAGCCGGCCAGACGGTTAGTGTCGGCAGCGTCCGCGTGACGCCGACAGTCTTGAATCACCCGGTATATAACTTCGGTTATCGGATCGACGACAGCGACGGCAGCTCCTTGTTTTTTACCGGCGATTACGAACCGCCGCTGAATCCTTATCAGGCCAATCATCCGGGTTATCCGGCCATGCAAGAGCTAATCGAGCAAAAGCGCGAAGAAGTCATCGCGGCAATGGCCGGCGTCGACGCATTGATCATGGATAGTTCCTACACCGATGCCGAGTACGCCGGCAAACACGGCTGGGGCCACGGCACTTATCACTCGGCGATGAATTTCGCGGCGCAAGCGGGCGTTAAGCAGTTGTTTTTGACGCACCATGAGCCGACGCGGAGTGATGATGAGCTGGAGGCGATTTTTCTGGATATATGTAGTCATGCGAGCCCCCTAAGTTTTGAAATGCTTCTCGCCCGCGAAGGCATGATCTTTTCGCTATGCTAG
- a CDS encoding glycosyltransferase family 39 protein: MSLFSNRCKPFWWAGLTGITVLSTILFFQVVSQTSIDGLIRGDTKDYLAYAFNLKTYGVYSHIWPEAAAAAPAPDALRAPGYPFLLSLFVGTDNETFPIAKVLFVQAALGVLTVIIYVLLYRRFLPTGWALAAGLMTAICPHLINASVYLLTESLFTFLLGAHLLILERAMRSAHFRWALLAGTLLALSFLVRPTSQYLILAYLAALLAWFRYVPRPHWKCVAYLVLPVILAAGAWSARNVVETGRFSDPALTANFLQHGMYINMMYENHPETYGYPYRYDPANQEIEGNTGKILEIIGQKFQQEPRRYLAWLLIGKPIQFFSWNLTESVGDAFIFAPTYSPYFDQELFAITHTVAKAFHPFLMFLGVIGACIAIFQARKNTTAMLLAVVTFYFIAIHIIGAPFPRYSVPLRPISYGLAFFALHTATQHVWTRFKGITR; this comes from the coding sequence ATGTCTTTATTTAGCAATCGATGCAAACCGTTTTGGTGGGCTGGCCTGACCGGCATTACCGTTCTTTCCACTATCCTGTTTTTTCAAGTCGTATCGCAAACCAGCATAGATGGTCTCATCCGGGGCGATACCAAGGATTATTTAGCCTATGCCTTTAACCTAAAAACCTATGGGGTCTATTCCCATATCTGGCCCGAGGCCGCAGCGGCAGCACCAGCCCCGGATGCATTGCGCGCACCGGGTTATCCATTTTTGCTAAGCCTTTTTGTGGGGACGGACAACGAGACTTTTCCCATAGCCAAGGTGTTGTTTGTTCAAGCAGCACTTGGCGTCTTGACTGTCATTATCTATGTATTGCTATATCGCCGGTTTTTACCGACGGGATGGGCGTTAGCCGCCGGCTTGATGACCGCTATTTGCCCGCATTTAATCAATGCTTCGGTCTACCTTCTGACCGAGTCGCTATTCACATTTCTGCTCGGCGCCCATTTACTGATATTAGAGCGAGCCATGCGATCGGCACATTTTCGCTGGGCGCTTCTAGCTGGTACGCTGTTAGCGCTTAGCTTTTTGGTACGCCCGACCAGCCAATATTTGATCCTGGCTTATCTGGCGGCGCTTTTGGCGTGGTTTCGCTATGTACCTCGCCCACACTGGAAATGCGTGGCCTACTTGGTGTTGCCAGTGATATTGGCGGCCGGCGCCTGGTCCGCGCGTAATGTCGTGGAAACCGGTCGTTTTTCGGATCCTGCGCTGACGGCAAACTTTCTACAGCATGGCATGTACATCAACATGATGTACGAAAATCATCCAGAAACGTATGGCTATCCTTATCGCTACGATCCGGCCAATCAAGAAATAGAAGGTAATACAGGCAAGATCCTGGAAATAATTGGCCAAAAATTTCAGCAAGAACCTAGACGATATTTAGCGTGGCTTTTGATTGGTAAGCCCATTCAATTTTTTTCCTGGAATCTCACGGAAAGCGTCGGCGATGCGTTTATATTCGCTCCGACCTACTCGCCTTATTTCGACCAAGAGCTATTCGCTATCACCCATACGGTTGCCAAGGCATTTCATCCTTTTTTGATGTTTCTGGGGGTAATCGGCGCCTGTATCGCCATTTTCCAGGCCCGAAAGAATACAACCGCAATGTTGTTGGCCGTAGTGACGTTTTATTTCATCGCTATACACATCATCGGCGCTCCATTTCCTCGCTATAGCGTTCCCTTGCGGCCGATCAGTTACGGTTTAGCCTTTTTTGCATTACATACCGCAACCCAGCATGTTTGGACGCGATTCAAAGGCATAACACGATGA
- a CDS encoding IS5 family transposase codes for MIRTTSSKQLTIAEFDWPFETALDKHNRWVKLSECIPWDELAECYYQGMRADRGRPLKDARRVIGAVIIKHKLCLSDVETVQQIQENPYLQYFVGLPGYQAAAPFAPSLLVEVRKRMGEAVFEGFHRAIIEAHEGQKPTPTKLETPPAAATPAASEPKAAASVTAPEAEVQPEAAEAALDFADKDGVPSAPEPEAPAAPRGQLILDATVVEQAIRFPTDLSLLNEARELTERIIDTLCKRLKVTDKPRTYRHKARSAYLAVAKQKRPGRKVLRRGIKQQWQYLRRNLSHIEQLLAPIPQGSPLPLPGWLLHRYWVIQHLYQQQWDMYRNQTRRCDRRIVSISQPYVRPMVRGKLDKPVEFGAKLSVSLSGEGLAHVDHLRWDAFHEGLDLVSQVEAYLARYGHYPERVLADPIYGTRANRDYLKQHGIRFAGKPLGRPKRETEANREQLKHDKEQRRQEYLQRIPIEGKFDQGKNGYRLNDIRAKRANTSFAWFNTIFLVMNLLVLQGIFFALGQCRLVGLLQMIVRAWKQKIWNLRTHSNLADPICSSLPQLIY; via the coding sequence ATGATTCGAACCACGAGCTCAAAACAACTGACGATAGCTGAATTCGACTGGCCGTTCGAGACAGCCCTGGATAAACACAATCGCTGGGTAAAACTGAGTGAGTGCATCCCGTGGGACGAACTGGCGGAATGCTATTACCAAGGGATGAGGGCGGACCGGGGCCGGCCGCTGAAAGACGCGCGGCGCGTAATCGGCGCGGTGATCATCAAGCACAAACTGTGTTTGTCAGACGTGGAAACCGTCCAGCAAATCCAGGAAAACCCGTACCTGCAATACTTCGTCGGCTTGCCCGGCTACCAAGCGGCGGCGCCGTTTGCGCCGTCGTTATTGGTCGAAGTGCGCAAGCGCATGGGCGAAGCCGTGTTCGAAGGCTTTCACCGCGCCATCATCGAGGCGCACGAGGGGCAAAAGCCGACCCCGACCAAACTGGAAACGCCGCCGGCCGCGGCAACGCCCGCTGCGTCTGAGCCGAAGGCCGCGGCTAGCGTGACCGCGCCTGAAGCTGAGGTTCAGCCCGAGGCGGCCGAAGCGGCCTTGGATTTTGCCGATAAAGACGGTGTCCCATCGGCACCGGAGCCGGAAGCACCGGCCGCCCCGCGCGGCCAATTGATTCTGGATGCCACCGTGGTCGAACAAGCCATCCGCTTTCCCACCGATTTGAGCCTGTTGAACGAAGCGCGGGAATTAACGGAACGGATCATCGACACCCTGTGCAAGCGCCTGAAGGTCACGGACAAACCCAGGACTTATCGCCACAAAGCCCGCAGTGCGTATCTGGCCGTCGCCAAACAAAAGCGCCCCGGCCGGAAAGTGCTACGCCGAGGCATCAAGCAACAGTGGCAATATCTGCGCCGCAACCTGAGCCACATCGAACAACTCTTGGCGCCCATCCCTCAGGGTTCGCCGCTGCCGTTGCCGGGTTGGCTGCTGCATCGCTACTGGGTGATTCAGCATCTGTACCAGCAACAATGGGACATGTATCGAAACCAGACCCGCCGCTGCGACCGCCGCATCGTCAGTATCAGTCAACCCTATGTGCGGCCGATGGTGCGCGGCAAGTTGGACAAGCCGGTCGAATTCGGCGCCAAACTCAGCGTCAGCCTGAGCGGCGAAGGCCTAGCTCATGTCGATCACCTGCGATGGGATGCCTTTCACGAAGGACTGGATCTGGTCTCGCAAGTCGAAGCGTACTTGGCGCGCTACGGCCACTATCCGGAACGGGTGCTCGCCGATCCGATCTACGGCACGCGCGCCAACCGCGACTACCTGAAGCAACACGGTATCCGCTTTGCCGGCAAACCGCTCGGCCGCCCCAAACGCGAAACCGAGGCCAACCGGGAGCAACTCAAACACGACAAAGAACAGCGCCGGCAGGAATACCTGCAGCGCATCCCCATCGAAGGCAAATTCGACCAAGGTAAAAACGGCTATCGTCTCAACGACATCCGCGCCAAGCGCGCCAACACCTCGTTCGCCTGGTTCAACACCATCTTCTTGGTGATGAACCTGCTGGTCCTGCAAGGGATCTTTTTTGCCCTCGGTCAATGCCGCCTGGTCGGGTTACTGCAAATGATCGTGCGCGCCTGGAAACAAAAGATTTGGAATCTGCGCACCCATTCTAACTTGGCCGACCCGATTTGCTCGTCATTGCCACAGCTGATTTACTGA
- a CDS encoding Rha family transcriptional regulator, with amino-acid sequence MKGDIANTGSNTLGLIIDGATHQISVDSRVIAKEFEREHKSVLRTLDDLIADGTVSQHEFVPRNYQKRGKEYRCFELNKAGCLKAMPFIGGRKSREGQKRLVDEFLRLENQLNRQAKERETLAYQVARLSGKDSRGILTDAIQQFADYAREQGSQNADRYFANITQAIYKALLIIEPQATEIRELLTAVQLKTLELAELTAAQTLTEGMESQQPYKAIYQAVKAALDGIVGAKVKVLGG; translated from the coding sequence ATGAAAGGGGATATTGCTAACACTGGTTCCAATACCCTAGGCCTGATCATCGATGGTGCAACCCATCAAATCAGCGTGGACAGTCGAGTCATTGCCAAGGAGTTTGAACGCGAGCATAAAAGCGTACTTAGAACACTTGATGATTTAATCGCCGACGGCACCGTCTCACAGCACGAATTTGTGCCGCGAAATTATCAAAAACGCGGCAAGGAATATCGCTGTTTTGAACTCAACAAAGCCGGCTGTTTAAAAGCCATGCCGTTTATCGGCGGGCGTAAATCGCGGGAAGGTCAAAAGCGGCTGGTCGATGAGTTTTTGCGATTGGAAAATCAACTGAATCGGCAAGCCAAAGAGCGCGAAACCCTGGCCTATCAGGTGGCGCGACTATCTGGCAAGGACAGTCGCGGCATTCTGACCGATGCCATTCAACAGTTTGCTGACTATGCGCGCGAGCAAGGCAGCCAGAATGCCGACCGCTATTTTGCCAATATCACCCAGGCCATTTACAAGGCGCTGCTCATCATCGAACCGCAGGCGACCGAAATCAGAGAGCTATTGACGGCGGTGCAGCTCAAAACCTTGGAACTGGCCGAGCTGACCGCCGCCCAGACCTTGACCGAAGGCATGGAGAGCCAACAGCCTTACAAAGCCATTTACCAAGCCGTGAAAGCGGCCCTGGATGGTATTGTCGGTGCTAAGGTTAAGGTTCTGGGCGGTTAG
- a CDS encoding helix-turn-helix transcriptional regulator, whose translation MQNPQSAIVFGYLRIWQIVGDRKRGIEPLLPVGRSTFLAGVKSGKYPKPVKLGERTTTWKKSDILALLDSVDGAA comes from the coding sequence ATGCAAAACCCACAATCCGCCATCGTTTTTGGCTATCTGAGAATCTGGCAAATCGTCGGCGATCGTAAACGCGGCATTGAGCCGTTATTGCCGGTTGGCCGCTCAACCTTTTTGGCCGGCGTCAAATCCGGCAAATACCCCAAACCCGTCAAACTAGGCGAGAGAACCACCACCTGGAAGAAATCGGATATTCTGGCATTGCTGGATAGCGTGGACGGTGCAGCATGA
- a CDS encoding transposase produces MIKESLFAAEERETKLNKLGDVLQILEEHVDFAALAAAIDAAAPRPSRERGGRPPFPTEIMVRTLLLQQLYNLSDEQLEFQLLDRLSFQRFAGLRHSSQIPDRTTFWTFRERLMAAGASETIFEAANRELDRVCSENITH; encoded by the coding sequence ATGATCAAAGAAAGCCTGTTTGCCGCCGAAGAACGAGAAACCAAGCTGAACAAGTTAGGTGATGTTCTTCAAATCCTGGAAGAGCATGTTGATTTCGCCGCCTTAGCAGCTGCGATTGATGCAGCGGCACCCCGACCCAGTCGGGAGCGCGGCGGTCGTCCGCCGTTTCCGACCGAAATCATGGTTCGTACGTTGTTATTGCAGCAACTGTACAACCTCAGCGACGAACAACTGGAATTTCAATTGCTGGATCGTTTGAGTTTCCAACGGTTTGCCGGGCTAAGGCACAGCAGCCAGATCCCCGATCGCACCACGTTCTGGACATTCCGTGAGCGACTGATGGCGGCGGGAGCCAGTGAAACGATCTTTGAAGCCGCGAATCGGGAATTAGATAGAGTCTGCTCAGAAAATATAACCCATTGA